A single Aspergillus puulaauensis MK2 DNA, chromosome 7, nearly complete sequence DNA region contains:
- a CDS encoding TauD/TfdA dioxygenase family protein (COG:I;~EggNog:ENOG410PHDX;~InterPro:IPR042098,IPR003819;~PFAM:PF02668;~go_function: GO:0016491 - oxidoreductase activity [Evidence IEA];~go_process: GO:0055114 - oxidation-reduction process [Evidence IEA]), translated as MAVLRESQADSADAAGSLNRNSNGSRPKIIRAIDDEGGTTNAKYPHYLPVWDHADQLPPLEPYTHHDPGKNADPSLKDLLREGVTARGLTPTTGTEIFGIQLSTLSDAAKDQLALLTAQRKVLVFRNQDFADTPIPQILAFGGYFGRHHVHPTAGVPEGYPEIHIVHIHQSPFTAKSDFATFTSGKNSTVLWHSDVTYEEQPPGTTILYALELPEVGGDTGFANTAEAYRRLSPALRERLHGLKGVHDGISQAEPYYRDGRLVRRKPVSVEHPLVRTHPVTGEKALFVNALTTHIVGMKKEESDMLLGFLNNHIARCLEHQVRVRWEPGTVVIWDNRVTAHTAIVDWDGRQRRHLARLTPQAERPFETPYVPEE; from the exons atggCCGTGCTACGCGAAAGCCAAGCTGACAGTGCAGATGCTGCTGGCAGTCTGAATAGAAATTCGAACGGGTCAAGGCCCAAAATCATACGGGCCATTGATGACGAGGGCGGCACCACAAATGCGAAA TACCCCCACTACCTCCCAGTCTGGGACCACGCCGACCAGCTCCCCCCTCTCGAACCATACACACACCACGACCCAGGCAAAAACGCCGATCCATCACTCAAAGACCTCCTCCGCGAAGGAGTAACCGCTAGAGGGCTAACGCCTACAACCGGCACCGAGATCTTCGGaatccaactctccaccCTCAGCGACGCTGCAAAAGACCAGCTCGCGCTCCTCACAGCCCAGCGCAAAGTCCTCGTCTTCCGGAACCAGGATTTCGCAGACACCCCGATCCCCCAGATCCTCGCATTCGGCGGCTACTTCGGAAGACACCACGTCCACCCCACAGCCGGCGTCCCCGAGGGCTATCCCGAGATCCACATCGTGCACATACACCAGAGCCCCTTCACCGCCAAAAGTGACTTTGCAACCTTTACGTCAGGAAAGAACAGCACAGTGCTCTGGCATTCAGACGTCACATACGAAGAGCAGCCGCCCGGGACAACGATTCTGTACGCGCTCGAGCTCCCCGAGGTCGGCGGGGATACAGGCTTTGCAAACACAGCCGAGGCGTATCGCCGGCTTTCGCCCGCCCTCAGGGAACGGCTGCATGGCCTGAAGGGCGTGCATGATGGAATATCGCAGGCAGAGCCGTATTATCGGGATGGGAGGCTGGTGCGCAGAAAGCCGGTGAGCGTGGAGCATCCGCTTGTCCGCACGCATCCGGTTACGGGGGAGAAGGCGCTGTTTGTGAATGCGC TGACGACGCACATTGTCGGTatgaaaaaagaagagagcgaCATGTTGCTGGGGTTCTTAAACAACCATATTGCACGCTGCTTGGAACACCAGGTTCGGGTGCGCTGGGAGCCTGGGACGGTTGTCATTTGGGAT AACCGCGTCACTGCGCATACGGCAATTGTCGACTGGGATGGGCGTCAGCGTCGGCATTTGGCACGCCTTACACCGCAGGCCGAGCGGCCTTTCGAGACACCGTATGTGCCGGAGGAGTAA
- a CDS encoding uncharacterized protein (COG:S;~EggNog:ENOG410PWP0;~SECRETED:SignalP(1-24)), whose translation MAPVLFRRVCSLVLAISSLTGTLAQVCTSSNLRYHISSQDQLDVLAQNCTVLDSPFYIESNYTGSSFVLHNVTNISQDVIFEWSEDWPRSQGPISVEFPDLIHAKRIGLWEAVSLTKLSLPKLEYVETFETFGVWGMPDLEFPSLRNTSQIDLLGNISRVSFPALKTVHGALSLDNISDPSMRTMNTNPLTIDLSLPVLEKAYEIKVTGTVAR comes from the exons ATGGCCCCAGTTCTGTTCCGGCGCGTGTGCAGCCTCGTGCTGGCAATATCCTCACTCACAGGAACCCTAGCGCAGGTATGTACGAGCAGCAACCTAAGGTACCATATCAGCTCGCAAGACCAATTGGACGTGCTCGCGCAAAATTGCACCGTACTCGATTCACCGTTCTACATCGAGTCCAACTATACGGGGTCTTCCTTTGTTCTTCACAATGTGACCAATATATCGCAAGATGTGATCTTCGAATGGAGCGAGGATTGGCCTAGAAGTCAAGGTCCTATATCAGTCGAATTTCCGGACCTGATACATGCGAAAAGAATTGGTCTATGGGAGGCCGTTTCACTGACGAAATTGTCCCTGCCGAAACTTGAGTATGTCGAGACTTTCGAGACGTTTGGCGTTTGGGGGATGCCCGATCTTGAGTTTCCATCTCTGAGGAATACTTCGCAAATCGACCTGCTGGGTAATATTTCAAG GGTGTCATTTCCTGCACTAAAGACCGTCCACGGCGCCCTCTCACTCGACAACATAAGTGACCCATCAATGAGGACCATGAACACGAATCCACTCACAATTGACCTCTCATTGCCTGTTCTCGAGAAAGCGTACGAGATCAAGGTGACGGGTACAGTAGCACGGTGA
- a CDS encoding uncharacterized protein (COG:S;~EggNog:ENOG410PY85;~InterPro:IPR011329,IPR015131;~PFAM:PF09044;~go_component: GO:0005576 - extracellular region [Evidence IEA];~go_process: GO:0009405 - pathogenesis [Evidence IEA]), producing the protein MALATTTGLAAAKDINCGGSFFCNLGSAPGIRNDLIKQILNHVQGRDDGEEFGEHEYIDCQDQMCAFFEEIGDDQKKSMFDAKWGLQALLDHGCNTCGGVPINPDSHDVGEGKLKVDYVSDSP; encoded by the coding sequence ATGGCCCTCGCCACAACAACCGGCCTGGCCGCCGCAAAGGACATCAACTGCGgcggcagcttcttctgcaacCTCGGATCCGCCCCAGGAATCCGCAACGACCTGATCAAACAAATCCTGAACCACGTGCAGGGccgcgacgacggcgaggagTTCGGCGAGCACGAGTACATCGACTGCCAGGACCAGATGTGTGCCTTTTTCGAGGAGATCGGCGACGatcagaagaagagcatgttTGATGCGAAGTGGGGGCTGCAGGCGCTCCTTGATCATGGGTGTAATACTTGCGGTGGTGTCCCGATTAACCCGGATAGTCATGAtgttggggaggggaagtTGAAGGTGGACTATGTTAGTGACTCGCCTTGA
- a CDS encoding NmrA/HSCARG family protein (COG:G,M;~EggNog:ENOG410PUNB;~InterPro:IPR036291,IPR008030;~PFAM:PF13460,PF05368), translating into MSKLLTVFGATGRQGGSVIRTVLADSALSQQFKLRGITRDVSKPDAQALAAKGVEVISADMTSVSSLVKAITGSHSVFLVTTPTFTENSDLELTQGRNVADAAKKAGVQHLIFSSLLNVTETTGGRLKDVPHFDHKAQVEQYIRSLGLPASFVLPGYFMSNYTSMGMIRKGEDGVFSLAYPVGEDAQFPLVDIDADLGKYVGIALKNPSKTQGSQILAATDYYTPTRILKEFEEVTGQKTRFVRVDNDTYKSFMPGYLGLEMLENHLFVENPGYYNGKSLKESQGLLADAGFKPTTWKDFLQQNKAAFA; encoded by the exons atgTCCAAGCTACTCACAGTCTTCGGAGCAACAGGCCGCCAGGGCGGTTCTGTAATCCGCACTGTCCTCGCCGACTCAGCCCTATCCCAGCAGTTCAAGCTCCGTGGAATCACCCGCGACGTCTCCAAGCCCGATGCCCAAGCCCTCGCAGCAAAGGGCGTCGAAGTGATCAGC GCCGACATGACCTCCGTCAGCTCGCTGGTCAAGGCCATCACAGGCTCACACTCCGTTTTCCTCGTGACAACACCCACCTTCACCGAGAACTCCGACCTGGAACTTACCCAGGGCCGGAACGTCGCTGatgcggcgaagaaggcaggTGTGCAGCATCTAATCTTCTCGTCTCTGCTGAATGTCACCGAGACGACTGGTGGACGCCTCAAGGACGTCCCGCATTTTGACCACAAGGCTCAGGTGGAGCAGTATATCCGCTCTCTGGGTCTGCCTGCTAGTTTCGTGCTTCCTGGGTACTTCATGTCGAATTATACGTCCATGGGCATGATTCGcaagggagaagatggggtGTTTAGCCTGGCGTATCCTGTTGGCGAGGATGCGCAGTTCCCgcttgttgatattgatgctGATCTGG GTAAATACGTCGGAATTGCACTCAAGAACCCATCCAAGACACAGGGTTCTCAGATTCTTGCTGCAACGGATTACTACACCCCTACCCGTATCCTCAAGGAATTCGAAGAGGTGACCGGACAGAAGACCCGGTTTGTCCGCGTCGACAACGATACCTACAAGAGCTTTATGCCGGGATACCTAGggctggagatgctggagaacCATCTATTCGTTGAAAACCCGGGTTACTACAACGGCAAGAGTCTAAAGGAGAGCCAGGGTCTTTTGGCAGATGCCGGGTTCAAGCCGACCACCTGGAAGGACTTTTTGCAGCAGAATAAGGCTGCTTTTGCTTAG
- a CDS encoding ribonuclease H family protein (InterPro:IPR012337,IPR036397,IPR002156;~PFAM:PF00075;~go_function: GO:0003676 - nucleic acid binding [Evidence IEA];~go_function: GO:0004523 - RNA-DNA hybrid ribonuclease activity [Evidence IEA]) codes for MSPKGSPGPQGNNTAHRSYHESDSAKCNQGTSSSATNRPNNGNNKPNQETNRGRQPPRPDTKDKKKKKRKKSKNEERQLVSENMGKSEKDRVNAGKPEVVLAATDEFPYIKFDDKVDALEFAKAADTTNRQLVLFVDGSASKRGIPFHGIPTPPPSPESPYRAASPSPRPLSLGSNGGASAVYYENEKWECAGFSLPYIHGSDEAEMRGLEQGFGVALEKAQDNSNPRNKVVIFTDCKGAMKRLAECLKGSDVQSAMPAVAMAASKARELRRLGMDVEVRWIPAHMGKHSPRGNFMADLVAKNANAYTFNLSDARARELAGRVHRMEDPYSQIPRHVATE; via the exons ATGTCTCCCAAGGGCTCACCCGGTCCTCAGGGCAATAATACGGCCCATCGGTCATATCACGAGTCAGATTCAGCAAAATGCAATCAGGgcacgagcagcagcgcaacTAACAGGCCCAACAATGGAAATAATAAGCCCAACCAGGAGACTAACCGTGGCAGACAGCCACCCAGACCGGATacgaaggacaagaagaagaagaaaaggaagaagagcaagaacgaGGAGCGCCAGCTTGTGAGTGAAAACATGGGGAAAAGTGAGAAAGATCGGGTTAATGCTGGGAAACCTGAGGTTGTGTTGGCGGCCACTGACGAGTTCCCGTATATCAAATTTGATGACAAAGTCGACGCCTTGGAATTTGCAAAGGCGGCGGATACTACAAATAGGCAGTTGGTTCTATTTGTTGATGGCTCGGCCTCCAAACGTGGTATTCCGTTCCATGGTATACCAACACCTCCGCCCTCGCCCGAAAGCCCTTACCGGGCGGCAAGTCCGTCCCCAAGGCCTCTGTCTCTCGGCAGTAACGGCGGTGCATCAGCTGTATACTATGAAAATGAGAAATGGGAATGTGCAGGGTTCAGCCTGCCATATATTCACGGCTCCGACGAGGCCGAAATGCGTGGACTCGAACAGGGCTTTGGGGTTGCCCTAGAAAAGGCCCAGGATAATTCAAATCCACGGAATAAGGTTGTCATTTTCACTGATTGTAAGGGGGCGATGAAACGCCTTGCAGAGTGCTTGAAAGGCAGCGACGTCCAGTCTGCAATGCCGGCGGTGGCAATGGCAGCGTCCAAGGCCCGCGAGCTCCGAAGGTTGGGCATGGACGTCGAAGTGCGCTGGATTCCAGCCCATATGGGAAAACATAGTCCTAGGGGCAACTTTATGGCTGATCTGGTCGCAAAAAACGCCAACGCGTATACTTTCAACCTCTCCGATGCCCGAGCAAGAGAGCTTGCTGGTAGGGTGCACCGAATGGAGGACCCCTACTCCCAAATACCACGA CATGTTGCTACAGAATGA
- a CDS encoding uncharacterized protein (COG:S;~EggNog:ENOG410PV45;~InterPro:IPR011990,IPR027417,IPR019734,IPR031350;~PFAM:PF17109;~go_function: GO:0005515 - protein binding [Evidence IEA]), translated as MTISPSSTKAPPLERRTSALKGEIVEIWSQVQARVVQLAGGDSSKIQADLTIEGVLAFLDKAQDASAKKDSSIRDAFEKTLQFIDTVGGIVAGGASEVFGPSELCFNAVSMVIQAWQGYQGVFESLATLLEKCGQYMTRLEYYIRGGLDAKLAKVACQHLQLFVEICDRTIKLRRSKRRKLIVFTKLLFLNDNDIDDLLGKMNSLVDEEGRLVTAQTFSFAAETVVSTRENLAISRAVNSKIDMLIASRSDSLKESDTRRRKEKILETLAFDENKLDQDRREPDPYWQRVYYNYRKFVVPDTGQWIFSEPEFKAWEKGSEEAPAILAIEGTEGSGKSYLASTIIRRLRNRSSAESSDSRTLLAFYFVEGDSKEELKRTNHLDVIAKSLVWQFVQADASYMKSVANICEKTKDMDPHEIPGRLLFDNKDIGQTIDANFFLVIDGLNDIVGDTFVSFLQNALASSASHRKIRILLTGRPRAFEQISANKDITFRAIHISERNRQDIDMYIESRMDTIDALKNKERFGVSDLREKIRVALRDKTAGDYFRINTLLKRISHLDYVNDIDQVLENAGKERSQQIEAEIESLNNVRSSKEIVEINEIILWILYGREWLQPRQMAAVLYTQSGELSLLTLEAKLQLKYTLFEVDSDGDVDFRSYEIVDLIPEGGQSSKDESQIAKKILPEEIDIVRHFLRSVCPPQLYDKFNFEAVFEHKLHHTGGHIYRDDKDTAEAKLAMTCLRILTEERDKRRETLRAYSVNYFYQHLSAVDLSQVDRQWKRVIGPQLVKLFLDEASTDALLWTKNADDAANFAWMARSAWLDGAGATKEVVRWLRESVSITDVSGDSARAWVSSLTSSSNPENELLQSLAKRMVVHWLREETPQVLAVYAFSFILGCVKKINNDKVQGGSADQEVPTAEDIAEIEEWSHTLLDGEKDSLWEVQVAVVLRNFHFDLQAEKRCRHALELEPKNWRASYYLAHVVSSNKEAVDILNNLIESLGADEEWMQGPNHVWAFAEMLFDRGQRFWEVEKFDDAIQSFTKSIQVNYTGFKRILAIIEQYYDRRLWSDILALLKTIQTGTGDKAHLSRMLVDLAAEETFHSIILQTAVETGQFEFIEQVYDDAIKLSTQREAFTSLYYIRYHYANEIFQRDNGEERAIGLWEVALRDDLPRSFLDIDYILPSLTMKLAPIYLAKARAAGKDSETARDYLERISSITPDEASESHVILPAKLYLARYYQVIGDEKKAKQIVRSVVKLALEMLSDSDLENDYLAYWRLLLVFLPLNDDQNALAAVVMAALASRTAFANVNPGVPHLDEVKRNGSKDQGGKEHSKKERKEQSPRPPATRNSLQTGPEQSRPSTPNSAPRTPELRPTDPETDEELPPVFAICDGGCGSYWETASEMWWCKDCINLTFDRDCFDQLQNDSLPLKLCDKEHEFLEVPKWDDSVLKDAPRGSVPYGGKIISLEEWKREIVKKYVE; from the exons ATGACCATCTCCCCATCATCCACCAAAGCACCCCCGTTAGAGCGACGCACCTCCGCCTTAAAGGGCGAGATCGTGGAGATCTGGTCGCAAGTCCAGGCCCGCGTCGTCCAGCTCGCCGGCGGTGACTCCTCCAAGATTCAAGCCGATCTGACCATCGAGGGCGTGTTGGCTTTTCTCGACAAGGCGCAGGATgcgtcggcgaagaaggataGTAGTATTCGGGATGCGTTTGAGAAGACGTTGCAGTTTATTGATACTGTTGGGGGGATTGTTGCAGGCGGTGCGTCGGAG GTTTTTGGCCCGTCAGAGCTATGCTTCAACGCCGTGAGTATGGTGATCCAAGCATGGCAGGGATACCAGGGTGTATTCGAGAGTCTGGCGACGCTTCTTGAGAAATGCGGGCAGTACATGACCCGGCTGGAATATTACATCCGGGGTGGGCTGGATGCGAAGCTGGCCAAAGTCGCctgccagcatctgcagcTATTCGTGGAAATTTGTGATCGGACGATCAAGCTGCGGCGATCGAAGAGGCGGAAGCTGATCGTGTTCACGAAACTGCTCTTCCTTAACGACAATGACATTGATGATTTGCTGGGGAAGATGAACTCgcttgttgacgaggagggccGGCTTGTCACGGCGCAGACGTTCAGCTTTGCAGCCGAGACGGTGGTCAGCACCCGTGAGAATCTGGCGATTAGCAGGGCTGTTAATAGCAAGATTGACATGTTGATTGCGAGCCGGTCGGATTCGCTGAAAGAAAGCGATACGAGGAggcggaaggagaagattCTCGAGACCCTGGCGTTTGACGAGAACAAGCTGGACCAGGATAGGAGAGAGCCGGATCCGTACTGGCAGAGAGTCTATTACAATTATCGCAAGTTTGTCGTCCCTGATACCGGGCAGTGGATTTTCTCGGAGCCTGAGTTCAAGGCGTGGGAGAAAGGGAGTGAGGAGGCGCCTGCGATCCTGGCGATTGAGGGCACAGAAGGCTCAGGAAAGAGTTATCTGGCATCAACAATTATTCGGAGACTCCGGAATCGCAGCTCTGCGGAGAGCTCAGACTCGAGGACCCTTCTCGCTTTCTATTTCGTCGAGGGCGACTCCAAGGAGGAGCTAAAGAGGACAAACCATCTGGATGTCATCGCCAAATCACTGGTCTGGCAATTTGTCCAGGCTGATGCCTCATACATGAAGTCTGTTGCCAATATCTGCGAGAAAACTAAAGACATGGATCCACACGAGATCCCTGGTCGGCTGCTGTTTGATAACAAGGACATCGGCCAAACCATCGACGCCAACTTCTTCCTTGTCATTGACGGCTTGAACGATATCGTCGGCGATACCTTCGTTTCATTCCTGCAAAACGCCCTGGCAAGTTCTGCATCGCACCGCAAAATCCGAATCCTCTTAACCGGCCGTCCACGCGCATTCGAGCAAATCTCCGCGAATAAAGATATCACGTTCCGCGCAATTCACATCAGTGAGAGAAACCGTCAAGATATCGACATGTATATCGAGTCAAGAATGGACACTATCGACGCCCTGAAGAATAAAGAGCGATTTGGAGTCTCAGATCTCCGAGAGAAGATCCGCGTTGCGCTTCGTGACAAGACAGCAGGCGATTACTTCAGAATCAACACCCTTCTCAAACGAATCAGCCACCTGGACTATGTGAATGACATTGACCAAGTGCTTGAGAACGCGGGTAAGGAGCGGTCGCAGCAGATCGAGGCTGAAATTGAATCCCTTAACAACGTGAGAAGCTCCAAGGAGATTGTCGAAATCAACGAGATTATTCTTTGGATTCTGTATGGCAGGGAATGGCTACAGCCTCGGCAGATGGCTGCTGTCTTGTATACTCAAAGCGGCGAGCTATCCCTGCTAACGCTCGAGGCGAAGCTCCAGCTGAAGTATACTTTATTCGAAGTGGACAGTGACGGGGACGTGGATTTCCGCTCTTATGAAATCGTCGACCTGATCCCTGAAGGAGGCCAGTCTTCCAAGGACGAAAGCCAAATTGCAAAGAAAATCCTACCGGAGGAAATAGACATTGTCAGACACTTTCTTCGCAGCGTCTGTCCACCCCAGCTGTACGACAAGTTCAACTTCGAGGCGGTATTCGAGCATAAACTCCACCATACAGGTGGGCATATATACCGCGATGACAAGGACACTGCCGAGGCTAAGCTTGCGATGACTTGCCTGCGTATTCTCACTGAAGAAAGAGATAAAAGACGGGAAACCCTCAGGGCTTACTCTGTCAACTACTTCTATCAACATCTATCTGCAGTTGATCTTTCACAAGTTGACCGACAGTGGAAGCGAGTTATTGGCCCACAGCTAGTAAAACTATTCCTTGACGAAGCTTCCACTGATGCGCTTTTATGGACCAAGAACGCGGACGATGCTGCAAACTTTGCATGGATGGCTCGTTCTGCGTGGTTAGATGGCGCTGGTGCGACAAAAGAGGTTGTGCGCTGGCTGCGAGAGTCGGTGTCAATTACAGATGTATCTGGCGACTCAGCCAGAGCCTGGGTATCCAGTCTCACTAGTAGCTCAAATCCCGAAAATGAATTACTTCAAAGCCTTGCAAAACGAATGGTCGTGCATTGGCTCCGAGAAGAGACGCCGCAGGTATTAGCTGTCTATGCATTCTCCTTCATTCTCGGTTGTGTGAAGAAG ATTAATAACGACAAAGTTCAGGGGGGTAGTGCAGACCAGGAAGTTCCAACCGCCGAGGACATAGCCGAAATCGAAGAATGGTCACATACCCTGCTGGATGGTGAAAAAGACTCACTATGGGAGGTCCAGGTAGCCGTTGTCCTGCGTAATTTCCACTTCGACCTGCAGGCTGAAAAGAGATGCCGCCATGCACTGGAGCTAGAGCCCAAAAACTGGAGAGCGTCGTATTATTTGGCGCATGTCGTGTCGTCGAACAAGGAAGCCGTCGACATTCTGAACAATCTTATTGAAAGCCTCGGAGCCGACGAAGAGTGGATGCAAGGGCCAAACCATGTCTGGGCTTTTGCGGAAATGCTTTTCGACCGCGGACAGCGGTTCTGGGAAGTAGAAAAGTTTGACGATGCTATTCAATCGTTTACCAAATCAATCCAGGTTAACTATACCGGGTTCAAGCGGATTTTGGCCATAATCGAACAGTATTATGATAGACGCCTGTGGTCGGACATCCTGGCACTGCTCAAAACGATTCAAACCGGCACTGGCGACAAAGCGCATCTATCTAGGATGCTCGTTGACCTTGCTGCCGAGGAGACCTTCCACAGTATCATCTTGCAAACAGCTGTCGAGACAGGCCAGTTCGAATTTATCGAGCAGGTATACGACGACGCCATCAAGCTATCGACCCAACGCGAAGCGTTCACCAGCTTATACTATATCCGGTATCACTATGCGAATGAGATATTCCAGCGGGATAACGGAGAGGAACGCGCTATCGGGCTCTGGGAGGTCGCATTAAGAGACGACCTCCCCCGATCGTTCTTAGACATCGATTATATCCTACCAAGCTTGACGATGAAGTTAGCACCGATATATCTAGCCAaagcaagagcagcaggaaAGGACTCAGAAACAGCCCGGGATTACCTCGAACGTATTTCATCAATCACCCCTGACGAAGCATCCGAAAGCCATGTCATCCTGCCAGCCAAGCTCTATCTCGCGCGCTACTACCAAGTCATCGGCGACGAGAAAAAGGCGAAGCAGATTGTCCGAAGCGTGGTGAAATTGGCTCTTGAGATGCTATCCGACAGTGACCTCGAGAATGATTATCTCGCGTACTGGCGGTTGTTGCTAGTGTTCCTTCCTCTGAACGATGACCAGAACGCGCTGGCGGCGGTTGTAATGGCCGCATTAGCCAGTCGAACAGCATTTGCAAATGTGAACCCCGGCGTACCACATCTAGACGAAGTCAAGAGAAACGGCAGTAAAGATCAAGGAGGGAAAGAGCACAGCAAGAAAGAGCGAAAAGAGCAAAGCCCTCGACCTCCGGCCACGCGCAATAGCTTGCAAACAGGCCCAGAGCAGTCACGGCCGAGTACACCGAACAGTGCACCCAGGACACCTGAGCTCAGACCGACAGACCCGGAAACagacgaggagctgccgCCTGTTTTTGCGATCTGtgatggtggttgtggtaGCTATTGGGAGACGGCAAGTGAGATGTGGTGGTGTAAGGATTGCATAAACTTGACTTTCGATCGGGATTGTTTTGATCAGCTCCAGAATGATTCTTTGCCGTTGAAGTTGTGCGATAAAGAGCATGAGTTCTTGGAAGTCCCTAAGTGGGATGATTCCGTGCTCAAAGATGCTCCGCGGGGCTCGGTGCCGTATGGTGGGAAGATAATTTCTCTcgaggagtggaagagggaaaTTGTGAAGAAATATGTAGAGTAA
- a CDS encoding uncharacterized protein (COG:S;~EggNog:ENOG410PNF1) — MFVFGREDLPADPVFPAELDKLGYFINESDQIRKISDPSQEFQFKINRNERWNQVQRGAMNECIRGIVLPRLHALGLVTLCLPLTSGPTKPHVPILVSKNLSTASRIILVFGEPVQDLGIWAYRTVGSENINAGSAVNFVKAILDPEEHAHTNGTNGINGVSGKGPSSQYGDVAVVLANTGQLSWHCGSGRAMTHASRMALPRASAVDPPLVQTYRNRIPGHENWQEHVSSVFEGIFAARGQLVRSDAKIDVIGLAEGGYGAIRYLASNWPTWRQYISAICLSHPLHQKDTDLIVAAQEPYPESFAAFVSSRCRAYLLSPEPLGTPLIDEAQQGCNCYASGEELNTECIMTKAWPHMLDWLKQAYDDPDYCEAQLVVRRVDLDDVKGDNGEVGLVDH; from the exons ATGTTCGTCTTTGGTCGAGAAGATCTCCCTGCAGACCCAGTATTTCCGGCCGAGCTGGATAAGTTGGG CTATTTCATCAATGAGAGTGACCAGATCAGAAAGATTTCCGATCCGTCACAAGAATTCCAGTTCAAAATCAACAGAAATGAGCGGTGGAATCAGGTACAACGGGGAGCCATGAACG AATGCATCCGAGGCATTGTGTTGCCGAGACTACACGCTTTGGGCCTCGTCACTCTTTGTCTGCCTCTCACCTCTGGACCAACAAAGCCGCACGTTCCCATACTGGTCTCGAAAAACTTGTCTACCGCGTCGCGAATCATATTGGTCTTCGGTGAGCCTGTGCAGGACCTAGGCATCTGGGCTTACCGCACAGTGGGTAGTGAGAACATCAACGCCGGATCAGCTGTGAACTTTGTCAAGGCGATCCTCGATCCGGAAGAACACGCTCACACCAATGGTACCAATGGTATCAATGGGGTCTCAGGCAAAGGGCCGTCTTCCCAATATGGTGACGTCGCCGTTGTGCTTGCGAATACTGGCCAACTCTCCTGGCACTGCGGCTCAGGTCGCGCAATGACCCACGCCTCTCGAATGGCTCTGCCTCGAGCTTCAGCAGTTGATCCTCCCTTAGTTCAGACGTACAGGAACAGGATTCCCGGCCATGAGAACTGGCAGGAGCATGTGAGTTCTGTTTTCGAGGGCATATTTGCAGCCCGTGGACAGCTTGTCAGGAGCGACGCCAAAATCGATGTCATTGGTCTTGCTGAAGGGGGATATGGTGCAATCCGGTACTTGGCGAGTAACT GGCCCACCTGGCGTCAATATATATCCGCCATTTGCCTCTCCCATCCTCTACATCAGAAGGATACTGACTTAATTGTGGCTGCCCAAGAACCGTACCCAGAGTCGTTCGCTGCATTCGTGTCCTCTCGCTGTCGCGCATACCTTCTGTCTCCCGAGCCTCTTGGTACCCCCCTCATTGACGAAGCGCAGCAAGGGTGCAATTGCTATGCGTCCGGGGAGGAGCTCAACACAGAGTGTATCATGACGAAGGCTTGGCCTCACATGCTTGATTGGCTTAAACAGGCCTACGATGATCCTGATTATTGCGAAGCACAACTAGTGGTGAGAAGGGTTGACCTAGATGATGTAAAGGGGGATAACGGTGAAGTGGGCTTAGTGGATCATTGA
- the MRP2 gene encoding mitochondrial 37S ribosomal protein uS14m (BUSCO:EOG09265D7J;~COG:J;~EggNog:ENOG410PP96;~InterPro:IPR043140,IPR001209;~PFAM:PF00253;~go_component: GO:0005840 - ribosome [Evidence IEA];~go_function: GO:0003735 - structural constituent of ribosome [Evidence IEA];~go_process: GO:0006412 - translation [Evidence IEA]) has product MSQFRAKKLDIAGFINPRVVRDHTKRKVFEQYEPDRQALRYIIRNTTLPQRVRAQAQLQLSQMHAYTRSTQIKNRCVAGGTARSIIRDFRIGRYQFRTQALAGELPGVKKASW; this is encoded by the exons ATGTCACAATTCAGAGCCAAGAAGCTCGATATCGCGGGTTTTATCAACCCCCGCGTCGTCCGCGATCACACCAAGCGCAAAGTTTTCGAGCAGTATGAGCCGGACCG TCAAGCTCTCCGCTACATCATCCGCAACACAACACTCCCCCAGCGTGTCCGCGCCCAGGCTCAATTGCAGCTCTCCCAAATGCACGCCTACACCCGCTCCACCCAGATCAAGAACCGATGCGTAGCAGGAGGTACAGCCAGGAGTATTATTCGGGACTTCAGAATCGGAAGA TACCAATTCCGTACACAGGCTCTCGCGGGTGAATTACCAGGAGTCAAGAAGGCTAGTTGGTAA